In Streptomyces sp. NBC_00433, a single genomic region encodes these proteins:
- a CDS encoding bifunctional DNA primase/polymerase, with protein sequence MREILGRRRKLSLQRKERTALLNAALTYAEQWHWRVVPGVGFDSRGSWRAAGAQPCACGRPNCPVPGAHPLDPELLAATRDPRMVRSWWTRRPDAPVVLATGDRVSAASLPAVAGARALEAMEGLGVRLGPVVATPTRYLLLVAPYSLAELGELLDSHEWVPTSLRYHGDGGYVVLPPSSSSAGQLRWVRPPVPDERNGSQAPWLPPIGSLVDALVRAGLTAPDGDRLTY encoded by the coding sequence ATGCGCGAGATCCTCGGAAGGCGACGCAAGCTCTCTCTCCAGCGAAAGGAGCGGACCGCGTTGCTCAACGCGGCGCTCACTTACGCCGAACAGTGGCATTGGCGGGTCGTACCCGGAGTCGGGTTCGACAGCCGCGGCAGTTGGCGGGCGGCAGGAGCTCAGCCGTGCGCCTGCGGGCGCCCCAACTGCCCGGTGCCCGGGGCGCACCCGCTCGACCCCGAGCTGCTGGCCGCGACCCGCGACCCGCGGATGGTGCGCTCCTGGTGGACCCGCAGGCCCGACGCGCCGGTGGTGCTCGCCACCGGTGACCGGGTGTCGGCCGCGAGCCTGCCCGCGGTCGCGGGCGCGCGCGCACTGGAGGCGATGGAAGGCCTCGGGGTGCGGCTCGGCCCCGTGGTCGCCACCCCCACGCGCTATCTCCTGCTGGTCGCTCCCTACTCACTCGCCGAACTCGGCGAACTGCTCGACAGTCACGAATGGGTGCCCACGTCACTGCGTTACCACGGCGACGGCGGCTATGTGGTGCTGCCGCCGTCGAGCAGCAGCGCCGGGCAGTTGCGCTGGGTGCGGCCGCCGGTGCCGGACGAGCGGAACGGCAGCCAGGCACCCTGGCTGCCACCGATCGGCAGCCTGGTGGACGCGCTGGTCCGGGCCGGCCTCACGGCGCCGGACGGCGATCGTCTGACGTACTGA